In one Paramormyrops kingsleyae isolate MSU_618 chromosome 18, PKINGS_0.4, whole genome shotgun sequence genomic region, the following are encoded:
- the LOC111853913 gene encoding ras association domain-containing protein 8-like isoform X2 has translation MELKVSVDGVQRIVCGVTKKTTCQEVVIALAQALGRPGRYSLKEKFKEYERSMTPSEHLLESLEKYGQQAREVQLTLQHLGPSTVEDNGLSSAGPPLRKSEVGSKHRAARRAASAHRQSLPPLSRLRLDAEPPHTAEVKGQKRKSFTLVEEARGWLESLGWNGRFQGIQEKEKGLDTEKTESRQSPEVDSGLFSSTERGSRKFPTVTTHQKRESLLCEPDSRAKGLDKNEDMKSMQFLTHKVNEEQDALRTLLVCQQTRLHELQAQIDAVEAQINKLEEEHQSEKEQEFIQQTVYEEDELQYWENELRAEEAYGQDLQQQFLEMKRKASECKARLEEYKFRLRGLGEGQNLNFAVAQGEDSGTLYSDSPIRGGFQEEEEKLLQAGNRTGRNTMLTPIGEPCLSLGQILRCQNMHTGPSAPEQLRERWVRNAMFRCSEVTMYPSSTRV, from the exons ATGGAGCTTAAGGTGTCTGTTGACGGTGTCCAGCGTATCGTCTGCGGAGTCACAAAGAAAACCACATGCCAGGAAGTAGTCATAGCTCTGGCCCAAGCCCTGG GACGTCCAGGTCGGTACTCACTAAAGGAAAAATTCAAGGAGTATGAGCGCAGCATGACCCCCAGTGAGCACCTCCTAGAATCTCTGGAAAAGTACGGTCAGCAAGCTAGGGAGGTACAGCTCACCCTGCAGCATCTTGGGCCTTCGACAGTGGAGGACAATGGGCTCTCTAGTGCTGGGCCTCCTCTAAGGAAGTCGGAGGTGGGAAGCAAACACCGGGCAGCAAGAAGAGCTGCTTCTGCACATCGCCAAAGCCTGCCACCTTTGTCTCGTCTAAGGTTAGACGCAGAGCCTCCTCACACTGCTGAGGTCAAGGGGCAAAAACGCAAATCTTTTACACTGGTGGAGGAAGCAAGGGGCTGGCTGGAGAGCCTGGGCTGGAATGGGAGGTTCCAGGGGATACAGGAGAAAGAAAAGGGTTTGGATACTGAGAAGACAGAGAGCCGTCAGTCTCCTGAAGTTGACTCTGGGCTGTTCTCCTCCACAGAAAGAGGAAGCCGTAAATTCCCTACAGTTACCACACATCAGAAGAGGGAGAGTCTCCTTTGTGAGCCTGACAGTAGGGCAAAGGGTTTAGACAAGAATGAAGACATGAAGAGCATGCAGTTCCTTACTCATAAAGTGAATGAGGAACAGGATGCATTGCGAACGCTGTTGGTTTGCCAGCAGACCCGTCTTCATGAACTGCAGGCGCAAATTGACGCAGTTGAGGCTCAGATTAATAAGTTGGAGGAGGAACATCAATCGGAGAAGGAGCAAGAATTCATTCAGCAGACGGTATATGAGGAGGATGAGCTGCAGTACTGGGAGAATGAACTGAGAGCAGAGGAGGCCTATGGACAAGACCTGCAGCAGCAGTTTTTGGAGATGAAGCGGAAGGCTTCGGAATGCAAGGCAAGGCTAGAAGAATACAAATTCCGACTTCGCGGCCTGGGGGAAGGCCAGAACCTTAACTTTGCTGTTGCACAGGGTGAGGATTCAGGTACTCTGTACTCTGATTCACCAATCAGAGGGGGTTTtcaagaggaagaggagaagcTTTTGCAAGCAGGGAACAGGACTGGGAGAAACACAATGCTGACTCCCATTGGAGAGCCCTGTCTATCCTTGGGACAAATTTTGAGATGTCAAAACATGCACACAGGACCCAGTGCACCAGAACAACTTCGTGAGCGTTGGGTGAGAAATGCCATGTTTCGCTGCTCAGAAGTCACAATGTATCCGAGTAGCACAAGGGTCTGA